A stretch of Aureispira sp. CCB-E DNA encodes these proteins:
- a CDS encoding tyrosine-type recombinase/integrase, translating to MIQFSLIYNFKKKLRKDGTATIHIRAYLDGKRKYISTKIYVKPRQWSKRLSKVIDHPNAATYNAEIQRQINELENYAYDWVRKHDAITLNQLDAYFKYEDNGSFTEFWKYELANDTKLEKETKKKHKTALNYWTKFKKDVQFSELTYNLIRDFDTFLYQHQLHTNTVYTHHKQVRKYINLAIRSDLLEMNQNPYLKFTPKLVPTERTVLTVDEVQQIEALTFSKEEFYLELIRDMFLFSCYTGLRFADTAHLKYENIDATKEGLVLNIIAQKTNKQLILPLYKLYERKPEAIIQKYKKQVLYLRGPVFHPYSNQYFNRTLKVIAQRAHLQKKVTSHVARHTFATNLASKVPLHILKAILQHSKIETTMIYLHLSNKLVNDALDSVDW from the coding sequence ATGATTCAATTTAGCTTAATTTACAACTTCAAGAAAAAACTTCGTAAAGATGGTACCGCTACCATTCACATCAGAGCCTATCTCGATGGAAAACGAAAATACATTTCTACCAAAATCTACGTCAAGCCCCGACAGTGGAGCAAGCGACTATCCAAAGTCATTGACCACCCCAATGCCGCAACTTACAATGCCGAAATTCAACGGCAAATCAACGAACTGGAGAACTATGCCTACGATTGGGTAAGAAAACACGATGCCATTACCCTCAATCAATTGGATGCTTATTTTAAATACGAGGACAACGGTTCTTTTACCGAGTTTTGGAAATACGAATTGGCCAACGATACCAAATTAGAAAAGGAAACCAAGAAAAAACACAAAACAGCGTTGAATTATTGGACCAAATTTAAAAAGGATGTACAGTTTTCTGAGTTGACTTACAACCTCATTCGAGACTTTGACACCTTTTTGTACCAACACCAACTCCACACCAACACGGTTTACACCCACCACAAACAAGTAAGAAAGTACATCAATTTGGCCATCAGGAGTGACTTGTTGGAAATGAATCAAAATCCTTATCTAAAATTTACGCCCAAATTGGTGCCAACAGAGCGGACGGTACTCACTGTTGACGAAGTGCAACAAATAGAAGCCTTGACCTTTTCTAAAGAGGAGTTTTATTTGGAATTGATTCGGGATATGTTTTTATTTTCGTGTTATACGGGGTTGCGCTTTGCCGATACAGCTCACTTGAAGTATGAGAATATTGATGCGACCAAGGAGGGCTTGGTTTTGAATATCATTGCTCAAAAAACCAATAAGCAGCTTATCCTTCCCCTATACAAACTCTACGAACGAAAGCCTGAAGCCATCATTCAAAAATACAAAAAGCAGGTACTTTACCTTCGTGGTCCTGTCTTTCATCCTTACAGCAATCAATACTTTAACCGTACGCTCAAGGTCATTGCTCAACGTGCCCACTTGCAAAAGAAGGTAACCAGCCATGTCGCTCGACATACCTTTGCGACAAACTTGGCTTCTAAGGTACCGCTACATATTTTAAAGGCAATTTTGCAACATTCCAAAATTGAAACGACGATGATTTATTTGCACTTGTCGAATAAGTTGGTCAATGATGCTTTGGATAGCGTGGATTGGTAG
- a CDS encoding 5-methylcytosine restriction system specificity protein McrC, translating to MNDTFQIFEHQALYTNRGNNELRLTQQQLGLLEQFYGDGNDFPYYSLVNKGIKFRQYVGVLKIGNTTIEVLPKAGKIDNKETWQNRLIEMLKAVGMFNIHAPSSSNLNIKQNSILDLYFELFITEIEYLLHRGLIKKYNKKEGNQLALKGKIKFNKHIQQNLIHQERFYIAYTNYDINHKLHAILYKTLLVLRRINLNPSLISKIGKILLDFPPMPNIKVTPVLFEKIVYNRKNTSYKTAIDIAQLILLNYHPNITQGNNHVLALMFDMNLLWEQFVAVSLQKNNSFKISTQSSKNFWKPSKGYASRLRPDIIIELDKKKYVLDTKWKNLYNTNPSSNDLRQMFAYLHYFDAKKAALVYPSYASNTHTGHYYDTKGNINQNCSVLAITTEQKIRSWQKAICLQIEHWITEPN from the coding sequence ATGAATGATACATTTCAAATATTTGAGCATCAAGCGTTATATACTAATAGAGGAAATAATGAGTTAAGACTGACTCAACAACAACTTGGTCTACTTGAACAATTCTATGGCGATGGAAATGATTTTCCTTATTACTCATTGGTTAACAAGGGAATCAAATTTCGCCAATACGTAGGTGTACTTAAAATTGGAAACACTACTATCGAAGTGCTCCCCAAAGCTGGCAAAATAGATAATAAAGAAACTTGGCAAAATAGACTTATTGAGATGTTAAAAGCTGTGGGGATGTTTAATATTCATGCTCCATCTTCTAGTAACTTAAATATTAAACAAAATTCTATTCTAGACTTGTATTTTGAACTATTCATTACTGAAATAGAATATCTCCTACATAGAGGGCTTATTAAAAAGTACAATAAAAAAGAAGGGAATCAACTAGCTTTAAAAGGAAAAATTAAATTCAATAAGCATATACAACAAAACTTAATACATCAAGAACGTTTTTATATTGCTTATACTAATTATGATATTAATCATAAACTACATGCAATTCTGTATAAAACATTATTAGTTCTTAGAAGAATAAACCTTAATCCAAGTTTAATTAGTAAAATAGGCAAAATCTTGCTAGACTTCCCTCCTATGCCTAATATCAAAGTAACTCCAGTGCTTTTTGAAAAAATTGTCTACAATAGAAAAAATACATCTTACAAAACCGCAATAGACATTGCTCAACTAATCTTACTTAATTATCACCCTAATATTACTCAAGGTAATAACCATGTTTTGGCTCTAATGTTTGACATGAATTTACTTTGGGAACAATTTGTTGCCGTTAGCTTGCAAAAAAATAATTCATTCAAAATATCAACTCAAAGTTCTAAGAACTTTTGGAAACCTTCAAAAGGCTATGCTTCTCGTTTACGTCCTGATATTATCATTGAATTAGACAAGAAAAAATATGTACTTGATACTAAATGGAAAAACTTGTACAATACAAATCCATCTTCAAACGACTTACGTCAAATGTTTGCTTATTTACATTATTTCGATGCTAAAAAAGCTGCCTTGGTCTACCCTAGTTATGCATCAAACACGCACACTGGACATTATTATGACACTAAAGGAAATATAAATCAAAATTGTAGTGTTCTTGCGATTACTACAGAACAAAAAATTAGATCTTGGCAAAAGGCCATTTGTTTACAAATAGAACACTGGATAACAGAACCAAATTAA